Proteins co-encoded in one Kwoniella shandongensis chromosome 12, complete sequence genomic window:
- a CDS encoding flap endonuclease 1: MGIKGLTGLLSENAPRCMKDHDMKTLFGRKVAIDASMSIYQFLIAVRQQDGQMLMNESGDVTSHLMGFFYRTIRMVDHGIKPCYIFDGKPPELKGGVLAKRFAKREEAKEGEEEAKETGTAEDIDKLARRQVRVTKEHNEECKRLLSLMGIPVVTAPGEAEAQCAELARAGKVYAAGSEDMDTLTFHSPILLRHLTFSEAKKMPISEINLDVALQDLEMSMDQFIELCILLGCDYLEPCKGIGPKTALKLIREHGSLGKVVEFIRGKMEEKAAENKHIIQDHDDDDSDRESEEGGGGMMVNSDGEEVPVHSSPVKKSPAKKKKKVTSAGMIIPDYWPWEEAKQLFITPDVVKGDDLELDWKAPDTDGLVEFLCRDKGFNEDRVRAGAAKLSKMLAAKQQGRLDGFFTVKPKEGSAPAKGKDGKASAGGKRKAEEKGSAAKKKGKK, encoded by the exons ATGGGTATTAAAG GCCTCACGGGTCTGCTGAGCGAGAATGCTCCTCGTTGTATGAAGGACCACGACATGAAGACG CTGTTCGGTCGAAAGGTCGCTATTGACGCTTCTAT GTCGATCTACCAATTCCTCATCGCTGTGCGACAACAAGATGGTCAAATGTTGATGAACGAAAGCGGAGAtgtgacaag TCATCTGATGGGTTTCTTCTACCGAACAATCCGAATGGTCGATCATGGTATCAAACCGTGTTACATCTTTGATGGAAAACCGCCAGAATTGAAAGGTGGTGTG CTGGCAAAACGATTCGCGAAGCGAgaggaagcgaaagaaggagaggaagaagcaaaggagactg GTACCGCCGAGGACATTGATAAGCTTGCGAGAAGACAAGTCAGGGTGACGAAGGAACATAATGAGGAGTGCAAGAGGCTGTTATCCCTGATGGGTATCCCCGTTGTGACA GCTCcgggagaagcagaggcgcAATGTGCGGAGTTGGCTCGTGCGGGCAAG GTCTACGCAGCGGGCTCAGAAGATATGGACACCCTGACGTTCCATTCACCAATTCTCCTTCGACATTTGACTTTCAGCGAGGCTAAGAAGATGCCAATATCTGAGATCAACCTTGATGTCGCGTTGCAAGATCTAGAGATGAGCatggatcag TTCATTGAGCTGTGTATCTTGCTCGGCTGCGACTACCTCGAACCATGCAAAGGTATCGGACCCAAAACGGCTCTCAAGCTGATACGAGAGCACGGATCGCTTGGCAAGGTTGTTGAGTTTATTCGtggcaagatggaagaaaAGGCGGCGGAGAACAAACACATCATCCAAGatcacgatgatgacgactcAGAtagggagagtgaagaaggtggcGGAGGGATGATGGTCAACTctgacggagaagaggtgCCAGTGCACAGTAGTCCGGTTAAGAAATCaccggcgaagaagaagaagaaggttaCGAGTGCGGGGATGATCATTCCTGATTATTGGCCGTGGGAGGAGGCGAAGCAATTGTTTATCACGCCGGACGTTGTGAAAGGAGATGATTTGGAG CTCGATTGGAAAGCTCCGGATACGGATGGTTTGGTCGAGTTCTTGTGCAGAGATAAAGgcttcaa TGAGGATCGAGTACGAGCAGGAGCTGCCAAGCTGAGTAAAATGTTGGCTGCAAAGCAACAAGGACGACTGGATGGGTTCTTTACCGTGAAGCCTAAGGAGGGTAGTGCACCTGCCAAggggaaagatgggaaagcTAGTGCGGGTGGGAAACgaaaggcggaggagaagggcagtgctgcgaagaagaaggggaagaagtaa